A window of the Tunturibacter empetritectus genome harbors these coding sequences:
- a CDS encoding TonB-dependent receptor: MKRLFTLITLLFATTVLSYGQATSVNGGSIQGTITDPSGAVVSGVTVTIVGTDTGSTKTITSDSAGFYSVGPLNPGPYTVTVSGPGFQKLSVKTVVRTGTSTPGSFKLTLGSSAETVEVNAGALQINTDQPGVSDVMTREQIESLPINGRNFLDLAQIQPGVILQSGESFDPTKAGYSAISVGGQSGRTTRILLDGQDITDETVGTTIVNVPSGAVDEFQLNRSTQDVSGEVTSTGQVLVATRSGTNAFHGDLFYNFQDHSVGFARTDNGFDAPFQRNQFGGGVGGPILKDRLFFFGESERIKQDSQTSASAPPTFLSVQQQFPTIPAAFRDTFSTARLDYNGPFGGHYFVRGFYESNADSSNFGLLYQLYENRDNVPGINGGADFATGHFTHSIRGGYEKFHNLIADGTGGVTSIYNPANLGLPGVTLYDSTDGFYAGPNYLAPQGTFQSDKQLRYDGTWTRGAHSIKYGANLNRLLGGGFAEFYGASLFTEFSAGSALASCGGVMGAAPCLNDPLNGYAASSYTLGNGNSIFTEKPGFGLPGGGVEDWRTGVYFADSWKATTSLTIVAGLRYSIDTDRANQDLPAIPCSSVDQSIAPCSGSANLLDQFAPGHPGYGNKVHQPYGNIAPQFGFAFSPGDHKTSVRGGIGIFYESDIFNNTSNARSLVINASGPFFNATGVCGGTNSVPLPGGGLVTSVNGVPLSTICAEPISQSAPAIQQVSAQYQAATKANNTSSNPGFIGGGGGLSTGATGTIYAAPYRTPYSIQFNGGVQHEFGKGTIVTVDYVHNATLKVPIIIDQNHLGAARTLNVAAAQNAIAATTSSFGCVGGFSSAAINCALAAGATITDFAGNGLDSAAKFGGGFPAIINGNTPATGAAFPGLNPAVGFGYFVVPQGRSGYDALQVVVKEQKSHPAPGILSANFQASYSLSMVTTASKPGTGGSDQFFNSYVWNQDDPNSSLGRASLDHTNELSFGGAFLVKYGPTISMIGHFFSAPPTSLTLDNTSGNPGEIFRTDVDGDGQTGDLLPGTLPGDYMHRVKPTNLGATINNFNATKANNLTPAGQALVTAGLFSPGQLVAANAVVQPIATLPTTRAISNAAFRSFDLSASYPIRLSRVREGLSIEPVVSMYNVFNMANFGTLTGTLADVNTANGPTGANLGSNLNAPDTFANLSQTRTQRGSGTFAQGAPRTTEFQLKLHF, encoded by the coding sequence ATGAAAAGGCTTTTTACGCTGATAACATTGCTGTTCGCCACCACGGTACTGAGCTACGGCCAAGCCACTTCGGTCAACGGCGGATCAATTCAAGGAACGATCACCGATCCCTCAGGGGCTGTGGTATCGGGCGTGACCGTGACGATCGTCGGAACCGATACCGGCTCCACGAAGACGATTACCAGCGACAGCGCGGGGTTCTACAGCGTCGGCCCTCTCAATCCTGGTCCCTACACCGTAACGGTCTCTGGACCCGGCTTCCAAAAACTCTCCGTCAAGACTGTGGTTCGTACCGGGACATCGACACCTGGAAGCTTCAAGCTCACCCTTGGTTCTTCGGCTGAGACCGTTGAAGTAAATGCAGGCGCTCTTCAAATCAATACGGATCAGCCCGGAGTCTCTGACGTCATGACTCGTGAGCAGATCGAAAGTCTACCGATCAATGGCCGCAACTTTCTCGACCTCGCGCAGATTCAGCCTGGCGTCATCCTGCAGAGCGGCGAATCTTTCGACCCAACCAAAGCTGGCTACTCCGCCATCTCGGTGGGTGGACAGTCCGGACGTACCACTCGCATCTTGCTGGATGGTCAGGACATCACCGACGAGACTGTCGGAACCACGATCGTCAATGTTCCGTCCGGAGCAGTCGACGAATTTCAGCTAAACCGTTCCACCCAGGACGTCTCGGGTGAAGTGACCTCGACCGGCCAGGTTCTCGTGGCGACCCGGTCCGGTACCAATGCCTTTCACGGAGACCTGTTCTACAACTTCCAGGATCATAGTGTCGGGTTTGCACGCACCGACAACGGGTTCGATGCGCCCTTTCAGCGCAACCAGTTTGGCGGCGGCGTGGGCGGCCCCATCTTGAAGGATAGGCTCTTCTTCTTCGGCGAATCGGAACGAATCAAGCAGGACTCGCAGACCTCCGCCAGTGCACCCCCCACTTTTCTTAGCGTTCAGCAACAGTTTCCTACAATCCCGGCAGCCTTCCGCGACACCTTCTCGACGGCGCGCCTAGACTACAACGGACCGTTTGGCGGACACTACTTTGTGCGCGGGTTTTATGAATCGAATGCAGACTCCTCCAACTTCGGGCTGCTCTATCAACTCTACGAAAATCGTGATAACGTCCCAGGAATCAATGGCGGTGCAGACTTCGCAACAGGCCATTTCACCCATTCCATCCGTGGCGGCTATGAGAAGTTTCACAACTTGATTGCCGACGGAACAGGCGGGGTCACCTCGATCTATAACCCTGCGAACTTGGGCTTGCCCGGCGTCACCTTATATGACTCCACGGACGGGTTCTACGCGGGACCGAACTACCTCGCTCCTCAGGGAACCTTCCAGTCCGATAAACAGTTACGATATGACGGTACTTGGACCCGCGGCGCGCATAGCATTAAATACGGTGCCAACTTGAATCGACTCCTTGGCGGCGGCTTTGCTGAATTCTACGGCGCTTCGTTATTTACGGAGTTTTCGGCCGGCTCTGCGCTGGCAAGCTGCGGTGGAGTAATGGGCGCAGCTCCATGCTTGAATGATCCGCTCAACGGATATGCTGCCAGCAGTTACACCTTGGGCAACGGTAACTCTATCTTCACGGAGAAACCTGGCTTCGGTTTGCCCGGTGGCGGAGTCGAAGACTGGCGCACCGGTGTTTACTTCGCAGACAGCTGGAAGGCAACCACCTCCCTCACAATTGTTGCAGGCCTTCGGTACAGCATCGACACAGACCGGGCAAACCAGGACCTGCCTGCGATACCCTGCTCCAGCGTTGACCAATCGATCGCACCCTGCTCCGGCAGTGCGAATCTGCTCGATCAGTTCGCGCCCGGGCACCCTGGATACGGTAACAAAGTCCACCAGCCGTATGGCAATATAGCGCCGCAGTTCGGCTTTGCCTTCAGCCCGGGTGACCACAAAACCTCGGTTCGCGGCGGTATCGGAATCTTCTACGAAAGCGACATCTTCAACAACACCTCGAACGCACGCAGCCTGGTTATCAACGCCTCAGGTCCCTTCTTCAACGCAACCGGGGTCTGCGGAGGCACTAACTCGGTGCCACTGCCAGGGGGTGGACTTGTTACGAGTGTCAACGGGGTTCCACTGTCAACCATCTGCGCGGAGCCGATCTCTCAGTCAGCTCCTGCAATCCAGCAGGTCTCTGCTCAATACCAGGCGGCAACAAAGGCAAATAACACCTCGTCCAATCCTGGATTCATTGGCGGAGGCGGAGGTCTCTCGACTGGCGCCACCGGCACCATCTACGCGGCTCCTTATCGCACGCCTTATTCCATCCAATTCAATGGTGGAGTTCAGCATGAGTTTGGTAAGGGCACGATCGTGACGGTAGATTATGTTCACAACGCGACGCTCAAGGTTCCGATCATCATTGACCAGAATCACCTCGGTGCTGCGAGAACACTGAACGTAGCTGCAGCCCAAAATGCGATTGCCGCGACAACGTCATCCTTCGGATGCGTTGGCGGATTCTCGTCGGCAGCTATTAACTGCGCCCTTGCCGCCGGTGCAACCATCACAGACTTCGCTGGCAATGGCCTCGACTCTGCCGCTAAGTTCGGCGGCGGTTTTCCGGCGATCATAAACGGTAATACGCCAGCAACGGGAGCTGCCTTCCCGGGACTTAATCCCGCGGTCGGTTTCGGATACTTCGTCGTCCCACAGGGGCGGTCCGGCTACGATGCTCTGCAGGTAGTAGTCAAAGAGCAGAAAAGCCACCCGGCGCCCGGCATCTTGAGCGCCAACTTCCAGGCCTCTTACTCGCTCTCCATGGTTACAACGGCGTCAAAGCCTGGCACCGGTGGTTCCGACCAGTTCTTCAACTCATATGTTTGGAATCAGGATGATCCGAACTCAAGCCTGGGTCGGGCAAGCCTCGATCACACGAATGAGCTGAGCTTTGGAGGAGCTTTCCTCGTGAAGTATGGACCGACCATCTCTATGATCGGCCACTTCTTCTCTGCACCTCCCACTTCGCTCACTCTCGACAACACCTCCGGCAATCCTGGTGAGATCTTCCGCACGGACGTCGATGGCGACGGTCAGACAGGCGATCTCCTCCCAGGAACTCTTCCCGGCGATTACATGCACCGTGTAAAGCCGACGAACCTTGGCGCTACGATCAACAACTTCAATGCGACTAAGGCCAACAATCTGACTCCTGCAGGTCAGGCACTCGTTACGGCGGGGCTGTTCTCGCCGGGACAACTCGTCGCCGCTAACGCTGTCGTACAGCCTATCGCGACTCTACCAACCACCAGAGCTATCTCAAACGCTGCCTTCCGTTCGTTCGACCTCAGCGCCTCGTACCCGATTCGTCTCAGCCGTGTTCGTGAAGGCCTCTCAATCGAACCAGTGGTCTCCATGTATAACGTCTTCAACATGGCGAACTTTGGCACGTTGACAGGGACGCTTGCGGACGTCAATACGGCGAATGGACCGACTGGAGCCAACCTCGGGAGCAATCTCAACGCTCCCGACACGTTTGCGAATCTAAGTCAGACCCGCACACAGCGCGGATCTGGTACGTTCGCTCAAGGTGCGCCCAGAACTACGGAGTTTCAACTCAAGCTGCACTTCTAA
- a CDS encoding YcbK family protein, translating into MRRLRANSFAAVAAITIFVFGLSGSSWARTVRTRVHAGLRSTLRTSARTKTHPVAITGEEVVPGVMPDVVSSGAVSGELPDEGKPYQLRMTNLHTGESLDIIYRVGDTYIPEALEKLNYFLRDHYTQDVVQYEPKEFDVLHAMMSRLGRVSGIIQVVCGYRTPETNEALRHSSIKTGVAEHSQHMEGHAIDLRVPGVSTAQLRNTALSLHAGGVGYYPISQFVHVDVGPVREWVFGAAPRKPGRRYHAARATGM; encoded by the coding sequence ATGCGGAGATTGCGCGCAAACAGTTTTGCCGCGGTTGCGGCTATTACGATTTTCGTATTTGGGTTGAGCGGTTCCTCCTGGGCTAGAACCGTGCGTACCCGGGTCCACGCCGGCTTACGCAGCACTCTTCGTACCTCCGCTCGAACCAAAACGCATCCAGTCGCCATCACCGGCGAAGAGGTGGTGCCTGGTGTGATGCCAGACGTCGTCTCTTCGGGTGCGGTCTCGGGTGAGCTGCCCGATGAGGGAAAGCCCTATCAGCTGCGGATGACGAATCTGCACACTGGTGAGAGTCTGGATATTATCTACCGGGTCGGCGATACCTACATTCCGGAGGCGCTGGAGAAGCTGAACTATTTCTTGCGCGATCACTACACGCAGGACGTGGTCCAGTACGAGCCGAAGGAGTTCGACGTGCTTCACGCAATGATGTCGCGGCTCGGACGGGTTAGTGGCATCATCCAGGTGGTCTGCGGGTACAGAACACCGGAGACGAATGAGGCGCTCCGGCACTCGTCGATAAAAACCGGAGTTGCTGAGCACAGCCAGCACATGGAAGGTCATGCGATTGACCTTCGTGTACCGGGAGTTTCGACCGCGCAGCTGAGGAATACGGCGCTCTCGCTCCACGCCGGCGGAGTCGGCTATTATCCGATATCGCAGTTTGTCCACGTCGATGTGGGTCCGGTACGAGAGTGGGTCTTTGGTGCCGCACCTCGCAAGCCAGGACGCCGCTATCATGCCGCCAGGGCGACGGGGATGTAG
- a CDS encoding YceH family protein yields the protein MHLDPIQLRVLGALIEKEITTPENYPLSLNALVNACNQRSSREPVMELTEEEVRQALHGLEDLALTNPVRESRVPKYEHRIRTVLNLRRDETAVVCLLLLRGPQTPGELRSRADRLYTFDDLAAVQSTLERLAARPTTDESTPEKASPLVTVLPRQPGSREARYAHLLGAPPDLTAYPAERVERAETGASTAQRVIHLEAEVANLYAAIQTLTSRISHLEASLEAQAEASGAGGDSSVR from the coding sequence ATGCATCTCGACCCTATTCAGCTCCGCGTTCTCGGCGCACTCATTGAAAAAGAGATCACCACGCCTGAGAACTACCCGCTCTCGCTGAATGCCCTGGTCAATGCGTGTAACCAGCGCTCCAGCCGCGAGCCTGTGATGGAACTGACGGAGGAGGAGGTTCGGCAGGCGCTCCATGGCCTCGAAGATCTTGCCCTCACCAATCCGGTGCGCGAGTCCCGCGTCCCCAAGTATGAGCATCGTATCCGTACGGTCCTCAACCTCCGTCGCGACGAGACAGCCGTCGTTTGTCTGCTGTTGCTACGCGGCCCTCAGACGCCGGGCGAGCTTCGCAGCCGCGCCGACCGCCTCTACACCTTCGATGACCTTGCGGCTGTCCAGTCCACCCTCGAACGCCTTGCCGCTCGCCCGACGACGGACGAATCGACGCCGGAGAAGGCCAGTCCCTTAGTGACGGTCCTTCCTCGCCAACCGGGCTCTCGAGAGGCCCGCTATGCTCATCTTCTCGGCGCGCCGCCGGACCTCACTGCGTACCCGGCTGAACGGGTTGAGCGAGCAGAGACCGGCGCCTCGACCGCTCAACGGGTTATTCATCTCGAGGCCGAGGTTGCGAACCTTTATGCAGCGATTCAAACTTTGACGTCCCGTATTAGCCACCTCGAAGCCAGCCTTGAGGCGCAAGCAGAAGCATCTGGGGCTGGCGGCGATTCCTCTGTAAGATGA
- a CDS encoding ornithine cyclodeaminase family protein, with translation MLSIDEEQVKASLSYDELIPAMRQALKDLSAGRVLQPLRTVISVTPHSGWFAVMPAVYGDVMGAKMVTFYPGNADRGEHTHQAVIQLFRADTGEPLAIMDGRLITAMRTAAVSAVAVDLLASPEAKVLGILGSGVQARSHLRALSRVRKFEEIRVWSRTESNAKRFAEEVGAQVTTAAEAVSGADVVLTLTSSPEPVLFGRWLKKDAMVCAVGAVTPNRRELDGEAMQGAVVVESREAALREPGDILLAKAQVSAEIGELLQGKELERRDRPVVFKSVGIAIEDIASAKLVYDRMVGAVRS, from the coding sequence GTGTTATCTATCGACGAAGAACAAGTGAAGGCGTCGCTCTCCTATGACGAGCTGATTCCGGCGATGCGGCAGGCGCTGAAGGATCTCTCTGCCGGACGCGTGTTGCAGCCACTGCGAACCGTTATCTCGGTGACCCCACACTCCGGATGGTTTGCCGTGATGCCGGCCGTCTACGGAGACGTGATGGGGGCGAAGATGGTCACGTTTTACCCAGGCAACGCCGATAGAGGAGAGCATACGCATCAGGCGGTGATTCAACTATTTCGCGCAGACACAGGTGAGCCGCTCGCAATAATGGACGGCCGGTTGATTACGGCGATGAGGACGGCGGCAGTATCGGCCGTGGCTGTCGATCTGCTCGCGTCGCCTGAGGCGAAGGTGCTTGGCATTCTAGGGAGCGGAGTTCAGGCCCGATCCCATCTGCGAGCGCTGTCGCGGGTTCGAAAGTTTGAGGAGATTCGCGTTTGGAGCCGAACCGAGAGCAATGCGAAGAGGTTCGCCGAGGAGGTTGGGGCGCAGGTAACGACGGCGGCGGAGGCGGTCTCCGGCGCGGACGTCGTGCTGACGCTGACCAGCTCGCCCGAGCCGGTACTCTTTGGCCGATGGCTCAAAAAGGACGCGATGGTCTGTGCAGTCGGCGCCGTCACGCCAAATCGCAGGGAGTTAGACGGCGAGGCGATGCAGGGAGCCGTTGTGGTCGAGTCCCGCGAAGCCGCCCTGCGAGAGCCGGGCGATATTCTGCTGGCAAAGGCGCAGGTAAGCGCTGAGATCGGAGAACTGCTACAGGGAAAGGAGCTGGAGAGAAGAGACAGACCCGTGGTGTTTAAATCGGTCGGCATTGCTATCGAAGACATTGCTTCGGCGAAACTCGTGTACGACCGCATGGTTGGAGCTGTCAGAAGCTAA
- a CDS encoding glycoside hydrolase family 2 protein, with protein MQKSATRSTLTAILLTAGFPAFCQTSPQTNTTLLVDIDHRPAISLNGDWHTIVDQYSTGIYTLHQELRKDGFFMNAPFDPNGHPQDYNFANAATLRVPGDWNTQRPELLYYEGPIWYEKDFQHTAVPNTRTFLHIGAANYRTFVWVNTKKICEHEGGFTPFDCDISTALHDGSNFIVLSVDSTRIADGVPTLQTDWWNYGGLTRDVSLVEVPKQFIDDYDLHLSRTDRSVIEGYVHVEGAPAGTPVMVKIPDLHAKVESTVDANSRAAISIPTKSLSLWSPEDPKLYKVEISSGSDRIEDTIGFRTIETHGTQILLNGKPVFLRGISIHAEAPYRTGRAYTQKDVDTLLGWAKELGCNYVRLAHYPHDERMTRTADRLGLMVWSEIPDYWALQFDNPAVLAKSKQQLSEMIRRDRDKASIVLWSVANETPNTEARTKYLTAMVELAHQLDPTRLVTAALLVRTEKTASGSNKIVDDPLGKVLDVIGTNEYIGWYEQHAEGADTTRWDIRYDKPLIMSEWGGDAKAGNHAASGDLHPALWTEEYQAEIYRHQIAMLNKIPQLRGTSPWLLMDFRSARRVNPGLQDNFNRKGLISDQGVRKQAFFVLQKAYLDKSLGKAE; from the coding sequence ATGCAGAAGTCCGCAACTCGCAGCACCCTGACCGCTATACTTCTCACCGCAGGATTCCCTGCCTTTTGCCAGACGAGTCCCCAAACCAACACCACCCTGCTCGTTGATATCGACCATCGCCCCGCCATCTCTTTGAATGGCGACTGGCACACCATCGTCGACCAGTATTCGACCGGCATCTATACCTTGCATCAGGAGCTTCGCAAGGACGGCTTCTTCATGAATGCCCCCTTCGATCCAAATGGCCATCCACAGGACTACAACTTTGCCAACGCAGCCACGCTTCGCGTCCCGGGCGACTGGAACACACAACGACCTGAGCTTCTCTACTATGAGGGGCCGATCTGGTACGAGAAGGACTTTCAGCACACCGCTGTTCCGAATACCCGCACCTTCCTCCACATCGGCGCGGCCAACTATCGCACGTTCGTCTGGGTAAACACCAAGAAGATCTGCGAGCACGAGGGTGGATTTACGCCGTTCGACTGTGACATCTCTACCGCACTCCACGATGGCAGCAACTTCATCGTTCTGTCGGTCGACAGCACCCGCATTGCTGATGGAGTTCCTACGCTCCAGACGGATTGGTGGAACTATGGCGGCCTTACGCGGGACGTCTCCCTTGTAGAGGTTCCCAAGCAGTTTATCGACGACTACGACCTGCACCTCAGCCGCACGGACCGCTCTGTTATTGAAGGCTACGTCCACGTGGAGGGGGCTCCGGCCGGCACCCCAGTTATGGTCAAGATTCCCGACCTGCATGCGAAGGTTGAGTCGACGGTCGACGCAAACTCGCGAGCCGCGATTAGCATTCCGACAAAGTCGCTTAGCTTGTGGTCGCCCGAAGATCCCAAACTCTACAAGGTCGAAATCTCCTCAGGCTCTGACAGGATCGAAGACACGATCGGCTTCCGCACCATCGAAACGCATGGTACGCAGATCCTTCTCAATGGCAAACCCGTCTTCCTTCGTGGCATCTCCATCCACGCTGAAGCGCCCTACCGCACAGGCCGCGCGTACACCCAGAAAGATGTTGACACGCTTCTCGGCTGGGCGAAAGAGCTTGGCTGCAACTACGTCCGGCTCGCCCACTATCCGCATGACGAACGGATGACCCGCACGGCCGACCGCCTTGGCCTCATGGTGTGGTCCGAGATTCCGGACTATTGGGCACTTCAGTTCGACAACCCGGCTGTGCTCGCGAAATCGAAACAACAGCTCTCCGAGATGATTCGACGCGATCGCGACAAGGCGTCTATCGTGCTCTGGTCGGTCGCCAATGAGACGCCGAATACCGAAGCCCGCACAAAATACCTAACGGCTATGGTCGAACTGGCGCATCAGCTTGATCCTACGCGGCTGGTGACTGCGGCTCTTCTGGTTCGAACGGAGAAGACTGCAAGCGGATCGAACAAGATCGTCGACGACCCGCTTGGCAAAGTGCTGGATGTTATTGGTACGAATGAGTATATCGGCTGGTATGAGCAACATGCGGAGGGGGCGGATACGACGAGGTGGGACATTCGCTATGACAAGCCGCTGATTATGTCCGAGTGGGGAGGCGATGCAAAAGCCGGCAACCATGCGGCTTCCGGCGATTTGCACCCTGCGCTGTGGACGGAGGAGTATCAGGCTGAGATCTATCGGCACCAGATTGCGATGCTCAACAAGATTCCTCAGCTACGCGGCACAAGTCCCTGGCTTTTGATGGACTTCCGGTCGGCTCGCAGGGTTAATCCGGGGCTTCAGGACAACTTCAACCGCAAAGGGCTGATCTCGGATCAGGGGGTCAGGAAGCAGGCCTTCTTCGTTTTGCAGAAGGCTTACCTGGACAAGTCGCTGGGAAAGGCAGAGTAG
- a CDS encoding PAS domain-containing protein, translating to MPDSITKAPVTINRRAQFRRESDAENDGLARLVAQLPEAILFFDRNWVVTYANAEAVRISRIQPSDINSKTHWQLFPETVGTALERTYRTTMQTRVPQHIEHFYAPFDVWVDVHILPTDEGVALYYRDVTGRKRAESLRDSAVRQLQQIFDASPDSIVCVNRNWSCTFANRAALNIFKTDTLIGEDLWERFPSNQKEPFRSHYRTTMERRIATEFEAYYPEPLDIWFRVSARPFEDGIIIFSSDITDRKGAELLRNAAARQLRQVLETTTDAVVSLNRDWNFTFLNRRARELLNPIGELLGKNLWEEFSAAAQPNSEYRYHYHRAMEEGIPGEFEAFYPEPFNFWLSIQCRPYDDGIVLFFRDVTARHQADQALKRQQDLLASVQQTARAATWDIDYATGIATYGAGSYPVFGHPLAEIPDARTFKKFLLPKYLSTIASAVQAAVETGQMIVVECQIRAADGRVLWIENRGQIIFIDGKPVSLRGLTIDITDRKKSEEALVTSEARYRVLADLNPQAIWMGAPDGSINYANQGFLDYIGLTIETLGGHNWLNAFHLEDRQRVLQAWTHSVETGAEYDLEARLIRAKDGSSRWWWLRAQAVRDDAGEILHWLGVAIDIDDRKTFAETLQRRQEETERQRSELESIYQTAPVGLALFDAATLRYLRINDRQVEIIGLPREKILGQVITDVISLPGLRELLLTAASGRPVRSQLLHGELPGRPDEQRSFNVSYSPVFAADGSVEAIAAVILEVTLQKKAEAALIQSEKLAAVGRLASSISHEINNPLEAITNLLYLIDLSADLPENTREYLHTAQGELSRVCQIATQTLRFHRQAVRATQVNAADLVDAVLNLYQGRLANSHINVEANYETSTTILCFENDIRQVLNNLIANAIDAMRGSGGRLIVRAHDATNFLTDSAEPRHGIRITIADTGHGMSPAVKARLFEPFYTTKDLNGTGLGLWISAGIVTRHQGKLTYRSSEHPVHHGTIFSLFLPWTEVDSPGSA from the coding sequence ATGCCTGACTCCATTACCAAAGCGCCTGTCACTATCAATCGCCGTGCTCAGTTCCGGCGGGAGAGCGACGCCGAGAACGACGGTCTCGCGCGACTGGTGGCACAGCTGCCGGAGGCAATCCTCTTCTTCGACCGCAACTGGGTAGTGACCTATGCTAACGCCGAAGCCGTTCGAATCAGCCGCATTCAGCCCTCCGATATCAACTCCAAGACCCACTGGCAGCTCTTCCCTGAGACGGTAGGCACGGCTCTGGAGCGCACCTACCGCACCACGATGCAGACCCGCGTCCCTCAGCACATTGAGCATTTCTACGCTCCCTTCGATGTCTGGGTCGACGTGCACATTCTCCCCACCGACGAGGGCGTCGCTCTTTATTACCGCGATGTGACCGGCCGCAAACGCGCCGAGAGCCTTCGCGACTCAGCGGTTCGTCAGCTGCAGCAGATCTTCGACGCGTCGCCCGACTCGATTGTCTGCGTTAATCGGAACTGGAGCTGCACCTTTGCCAACCGTGCCGCGCTCAACATATTCAAGACCGACACACTCATCGGTGAAGATCTCTGGGAGCGCTTTCCGTCGAACCAGAAGGAGCCCTTCCGCTCTCACTATCGCACCACGATGGAGCGGCGCATCGCTACCGAGTTCGAGGCCTACTATCCCGAGCCGCTCGACATATGGTTCCGAGTCTCTGCGCGCCCCTTCGAAGACGGCATCATCATCTTCTCGAGCGATATCACCGACCGCAAGGGCGCAGAGCTGCTTCGCAATGCTGCCGCCCGCCAACTCCGTCAGGTTCTTGAAACCACCACCGACGCTGTCGTAAGCCTGAACCGTGATTGGAACTTCACCTTTCTCAATCGCCGGGCGAGAGAGCTGCTCAATCCCATAGGGGAGCTTCTGGGTAAAAATCTGTGGGAGGAGTTTTCCGCTGCAGCCCAACCAAACAGCGAATACCGCTATCACTACCATCGCGCCATGGAGGAAGGCATTCCTGGCGAGTTTGAAGCCTTTTATCCAGAGCCGTTCAACTTCTGGCTCTCCATCCAATGCCGGCCTTATGACGACGGCATTGTTCTCTTCTTCCGCGACGTTACCGCTCGTCATCAGGCCGATCAGGCCCTCAAGCGGCAGCAGGATCTACTCGCTTCGGTCCAGCAGACCGCTCGCGCGGCGACCTGGGACATAGACTACGCCACGGGCATCGCGACCTACGGGGCTGGCTCTTATCCGGTCTTTGGCCATCCTCTTGCCGAGATCCCCGACGCTCGTACCTTCAAGAAATTTCTTCTCCCCAAATATCTGTCTACGATTGCTTCGGCAGTGCAGGCTGCGGTTGAGACCGGCCAGATGATTGTTGTTGAGTGTCAGATACGAGCGGCAGACGGTCGTGTTCTCTGGATTGAGAACCGAGGCCAGATTATCTTTATCGATGGCAAGCCAGTCAGCCTTCGCGGCCTCACCATCGACATCACGGACCGTAAAAAGAGCGAAGAAGCCCTTGTTACCAGCGAGGCCCGTTATCGCGTCCTCGCCGATCTGAACCCGCAAGCCATATGGATGGGTGCGCCTGATGGCAGCATTAACTATGCCAACCAAGGATTCCTCGACTACATCGGACTCACGATCGAGACACTTGGCGGCCACAATTGGCTCAATGCCTTTCACCTCGAAGACCGGCAGCGAGTCTTGCAAGCCTGGACTCACTCCGTCGAAACCGGAGCCGAGTATGATCTCGAGGCTCGGTTGATCCGCGCCAAAGATGGTTCCTCTCGCTGGTGGTGGCTTCGCGCTCAGGCAGTTCGCGACGACGCGGGCGAGATTCTTCACTGGCTTGGTGTCGCCATCGACATCGACGACCGCAAGACGTTCGCTGAGACGTTGCAGCGACGCCAGGAAGAGACCGAGCGTCAGCGCTCCGAGCTGGAGTCCATCTATCAAACCGCTCCCGTCGGGCTCGCTCTCTTCGACGCTGCCACTCTCCGCTATCTCCGGATCAACGATCGTCAGGTCGAGATCATCGGTTTGCCTCGGGAGAAGATTCTCGGGCAGGTCATCACCGATGTCATCTCCCTTCCGGGGCTTAGAGAACTACTACTGACTGCGGCATCAGGTCGACCAGTACGCAGCCAGCTACTACACGGCGAACTCCCTGGACGTCCCGACGAACAACGTTCCTTCAATGTCAGCTACTCTCCCGTCTTCGCAGCGGACGGCTCGGTAGAGGCTATCGCCGCTGTCATCCTCGAGGTCACTCTTCAGAAGAAGGCTGAGGCTGCTCTCATTCAGAGTGAAAAGCTGGCCGCGGTGGGTCGCCTGGCCAGCTCCATCTCCCACGAGATCAACAACCCGCTCGAAGCCATTACCAACCTGCTTTATCTCATCGACCTCTCCGCCGATCTGCCGGAAAACACACGCGAGTATCTCCACACAGCGCAGGGCGAACTCTCCCGTGTCTGTCAGATCGCCACTCAGACTCTCCGCTTCCATCGTCAGGCTGTGCGCGCCACCCAGGTCAACGCGGCTGATCTTGTCGATGCCGTCCTCAATCTCTATCAGGGCCGCCTCGCCAACTCGCACATCAATGTAGAAGCAAACTACGAGACGAGTACGACGATACTCTGCTTCGAAAATGACATTCGACAGGTCCTTAACAATTTGATCGCGAATGCCATCGACGCCATGCGCGGCAGCGGTGGCCGTCTTATCGTTCGCGCCCATGACGCTACCAACTTCTTGACAGACTCTGCAGAGCCGCGTCACGGCATTCGCATCACCATCGCTGACACTGGTCATGGCATGTCCCCCGCGGTAAAGGCTCGTCTGTTCGAGCCCTTTTACACTACCAAGGACCTCAACGGGACAGGCCTCGGGCTCTGGATCTCTGCTGGCATCGTCACTCGCCATCAGGGCAAACTTACTTATCGCAGCAGCGAACACCCAGTCCACCACGGCACCATCTTTTCTCTGTTTCTTCCCTGGACCGAGGTTGACTCGCCCGGCTCAGCCTAG